In Pseudomonadota bacterium, a single window of DNA contains:
- a CDS encoding DUF502 domain-containing protein, which produces MKKHLKKTFLTGLFILIPLVVTIYIIYTVVISVDTFISPFIRNIMANITGTSVYIKGTGFFLFIIITYLTGVLASNYIGKKLLTYGEATIRKIPFVKGIYGSIKDMIDAFSSEKMKSFKEVVLIDFPFKGRYAIGFITQRIQSGDKGELCAVFVPTTPNPTSGYLIFLPEEDLIHMDMSVEDAVKYVVSLGTSRVEMKWKEKKSSTF; this is translated from the coding sequence ATGAAGAAACATCTGAAAAAAACATTTCTTACCGGGCTTTTCATCCTCATTCCGCTTGTTGTCACCATATATATTATCTATACGGTTGTCATATCCGTTGATACATTCATTTCCCCTTTTATAAGGAATATAATGGCAAACATCACCGGAACAAGCGTGTACATAAAGGGAACCGGTTTTTTTCTTTTTATCATTATTACCTATTTAACAGGCGTGCTGGCCTCCAATTATATCGGCAAAAAGCTGCTCACATACGGTGAAGCCACGATCAGGAAAATCCCTTTTGTAAAAGGCATATACGGTTCCATCAAAGACATGATAGACGCCTTTTCATCGGAAAAAATGAAATCCTTTAAAGAGGTTGTCCTTATTGATTTTCCTTTCAAGGGCCGCTATGCCATAGGCTTTATAACGCAACGTATACAGTCCGGAGATAAGGGGGAGCTCTGCGCTGTCTTTGTCCCTACCACGCCTAACCCCACATCGGGTTATCTGATTTTCCTGCCCGAAGAAGATTTGATCCATATGGATATGTCCGTTGAAGACGCTGTTAAATATGTAGTTTCCCTTGGCACATCACGGGTTGAGATGAAATGGAAAGAGAAAAAGTCGTCTACCTTCTGA